In the genome of Chryseobacterium sp. 52, the window ATTAGAAGGCCATTCATCAAATATTTCCGGTGGAGTTGCCGCAATAACCGTTACAGGCTGATCAGCAAATGCAGCAATCACTTTTTCAAAAAATGCTTTTCGGATGTCTACCAATAATGTTCCTAATGAAACAAATATTTTCGGTGTTGTAGAGGCTTCCAGCTTTTCCCAGTCAAAAGGAGTATTGTTGGGACGGCCTTTTACGGGGCCTACAAATTCCATATGGGACGGAACGGTTTCAAAATCGGCAAATTTCTGCGATGTAAACACCAAATTCAATTGATGTGAATGGATGAAAATTCCATCATCATCTATCCCTACTTCTTTTTGCAGTTCTTTGATCAGATTTTGCTGCCATTCAAATATTTTCGGAGCATTATTCTCGGTATCTCCCATCACATCCGGTGGAACGGGAGTTGTTGTTACACATGGAATTTGGTTCTTGTGGGCAAAAAGCGCACCTCCGAAAGTGATACAGTCATTCACCAGAACATCAGGCTTCCAGCTTTCTGTAAGACGGGTTAATCCGGGCATCATCATTTTAGCAAAAGGAACATAGGTTTCCTCCAGTGCCAGTTTCATCACCTCAGGTCCTGAGCAGGCAGGTCCATCATCCTGTCTCTTTAAAATACGCTGGATTTCCTCCTGGTATTGAACAAGATCTTCTTCAGGATAAAAATAGCTTCCTCCTTCCGGAATATGCTTACTGTCCAAAGGTCTAATCCCAAACCATTTTACTTCATGACCGCGGGCGATCAGGCTGGCTCCCACACTTAATGTCGGGCTGATATGTCCGAAAAATGGCGGAACGACAAATAAAAATTTGGAACCGGATTTCACTTTTTCTGTATTTGAAATTAAAGCCTGTTCAAGTAAATTGGCTGCCGTTGAAGTACCTCCTGCTTCGATGAAAGATTCCCGAATAGTTTGGGCAGCTTCTTTAAACTCTGAATTATTCAGAATATTCTGAACGGCTTCGTTTAAATGATGAGATTTAAATCTGTTAAAATTAAGACGTTCTCCCGCTCCGGTACGGACAACACGTCCCGCCACATGCGACTGGTCATACGCAATAGGAATGACAACCAACGGAAGACCATTGGAAAGCGCTTCAGATACGGTGTTGTGCCCTCCATGGCAGACTACCCCATCCAGATGAGGTAACAGATCCAACTGCGGAACCTGCTGATAGACCATAAAGTTTTCCGGCCAGCTCTCAAAAAGCTGTGGATCTGACACCAAGACAACCGTTAAATCTTCGTCTTTAAAAGCATCAATGACCTTTTGGAAAAATGCTTTTTTATGATCATGATCAAAAGTAGTCCCGATGCTTACCAGGATCTTTTTCTTGGTATCATTTGTAAAGGTTTCCCAATCAAATGCGCATGCAATACGGCGTTCTGTGAGAACAGGGCCTGTAAATTGATAATGGGAAGGAAGCTCCATTTCGCCAAAGAAATATCTGGAAGTTAAAACAAGCGTTAACAGATCTGAAGAGGCTAAAGAACGGTTTTCTGTGATCCCCAGTTCTTTTTGAAGCTCAATGATCTTGCTCACTTCCCATTCATGTACTTTAGGAAGTTCATCCATAATTTTAATGGCAGCGGGAGCCGTAACGGTGGTACTGTAGGGAAGACTTAGTTTTTTCGCAGCGACAGCAGCCGTAAATAGCTGATGATCCCCAATAACCAAGTCAGGCTGATAGGATTTCAGTAAAGAAAGAATCCCATTATAGCAATGTCTGTTTAAAGGAATCAGTACCTCTTCGTAAAGAAACTTAATACTGTCTATTCCGTAGACAACTTTTTTAGAAATAATATCGAGATACTTTTCACTTTCCTGTTTTTCTTCGTCGGTTTGATCATATTGAATGAGCAGAAGTTCACCTCCGACAGGAAGTTTAGTACTTAAATTTTTGTCAAGACTGATCCACGCCACTTCATGTCCTCTATCCAATAATTCTGCGCCGATGCTTAATGTAGGATTGACATGGCCTGTCAATGGTGGAACAACAAATACAAATTTAGCCATGATGTTGTGTTAATGTGTTAGATAATGATTGAGATAAAAATTGAACGATTGTTTCTGCAATCTGAACAGGTTCCTGAATTGGGATATTATGATCTCCTGGAATCAGTTCCAGCTCGGATGAGTGGATCTGTTCGCTGAGCCATCTTCCCGTAGGTTTACAATTGGATTCAGCACCATAAAGCAGCAATGTGGGAATCCCGAATTCTGATAAACTGATTTCGCTCAGGAAATGTTTTTCCCTGATCATATCTGCTTTAATACTGGTTTTTTCAAACAGGAACTCATACATGCGATGGTTTTTCTCCATCTGCCTTTTGCCCATCTGCACTTTGGTGGTGTCTGTAAAATTGGCAACGTAATGTTCCAGGAATTCTTTGCTGTATTCATCGATAATACCCCGTGCTTTTTCGTCCTGAGGGTCCGGTGCTTCTATCACCACCAGCTGGCTGATGCGTTCGGGAGCCTTCAATGCTGTTTTCAGTGCAATAAGACCTCCGAAACTGTACCCTGCAAGATGTACCTTTTTAAGGTGTAAAAAATCCATCAGGGCAAGCAGATCAGATGACATACTTTCCAGATCATAGCCGTCTGTAAAACGCTCACTCATGCCATGGCTTTTCAGATCGTACATCACCACATGATAATGCTGCGCCAGAATCGGAGCAATATTAAAATAATAAATAGACAGGTTGCTGAACATCCCGTGGATAAGAACCACCGTTTGCCCAGCACCCTTATTGAGTTCCTGAATATGAACCTGTTTATCGTTAACCGTGATTATTGGCATTCGTAGATATAATTAATGATCATACGAAGGTCAAGGTTGATCAGCTCATCCAGATCCATAGAAGAAAGCCATCCCGTAAAATCAATTTGCTCACCGAAATGTGCTTTGATTTTCTCAGAAAAAGAGACAATTTCTATGCTGTCCATTTCCAGATCTTTAGTGAATGAACTTTCCGGAGTGATATCCATCTCTTCTACAAATTCTGCGCCTATCACTTCAGTAATAAAACCTTTTAAAAGAGTAAACAGTTCCTCGTGATTCAATTTTAATGTGTGGTTTATAGTGTCCATCCGATAATATAATTTTTATGTTTAATAGTTTTGATTTCTGTTTGGCTGATCCATAAATGATCCCCTTCAATATGGGTGACTTCGATTTTTTTTGGATTTCCTTTTAAGCCTGTGCCTAAAAATTTCCCGTACGCCTCTTTGGCTACCCAGAAACGGGTGGTCCATTCTGCCTGATCTCTGTCTTTTAATAATGTTAATTCGTGGTCGGTAAATACCAGATCGTAAAATCCTGAGCTTCGTTCTTCAATGATTTCCATGT includes:
- a CDS encoding glycosyltransferase, which encodes MAKFVFVVPPLTGHVNPTLSIGAELLDRGHEVAWISLDKNLSTKLPVGGELLLIQYDQTDEEKQESEKYLDIISKKVVYGIDSIKFLYEEVLIPLNRHCYNGILSLLKSYQPDLVIGDHQLFTAAVAAKKLSLPYSTTVTAPAAIKIMDELPKVHEWEVSKIIELQKELGITENRSLASSDLLTLVLTSRYFFGEMELPSHYQFTGPVLTERRIACAFDWETFTNDTKKKILVSIGTTFDHDHKKAFFQKVIDAFKDEDLTVVLVSDPQLFESWPENFMVYQQVPQLDLLPHLDGVVCHGGHNTVSEALSNGLPLVVIPIAYDQSHVAGRVVRTGAGERLNFNRFKSHHLNEAVQNILNNSEFKEAAQTIRESFIEAGGTSTAANLLEQALISNTEKVKSGSKFLFVVPPFFGHISPTLSVGASLIARGHEVKWFGIRPLDSKHIPEGGSYFYPEEDLVQYQEEIQRILKRQDDGPACSGPEVMKLALEETYVPFAKMMMPGLTRLTESWKPDVLVNDCITFGGALFAHKNQIPCVTTTPVPPDVMGDTENNAPKIFEWQQNLIKELQKEVGIDDDGIFIHSHQLNLVFTSQKFADFETVPSHMEFVGPVKGRPNNTPFDWEKLEASTTPKIFVSLGTLLVDIRKAFFEKVIAAFADQPVTVIAATPPEIFDEWPSNFIVSGFVPQSALMPHMDAVICHGGFNTVNDTFTNGLPMLITPIAYDHFHIAKLIEKAGCGISIRYKRLRVEALRETVFELLENPAYRKAAKEVRNTLLTAGGNDRAVELLENFVQQSTLVPV
- a CDS encoding alpha/beta fold hydrolase; the encoded protein is MPIITVNDKQVHIQELNKGAGQTVVLIHGMFSNLSIYYFNIAPILAQHYHVVMYDLKSHGMSERFTDGYDLESMSSDLLALMDFLHLKKVHLAGYSFGGLIALKTALKAPERISQLVVIEAPDPQDEKARGIIDEYSKEFLEHYVANFTDTTKVQMGKRQMEKNHRMYEFLFEKTSIKADMIREKHFLSEISLSEFGIPTLLLYGAESNCKPTGRWLSEQIHSSELELIPGDHNIPIQEPVQIAETIVQFLSQSLSNTLTQHHG
- a CDS encoding acyl carrier protein, which gives rise to MDTINHTLKLNHEELFTLLKGFITEVIGAEFVEEMDITPESSFTKDLEMDSIEIVSFSEKIKAHFGEQIDFTGWLSSMDLDELINLDLRMIINYIYECQ